In one Parageobacillus genomosp. 1 genomic region, the following are encoded:
- a CDS encoding DnaA N-terminal domain-containing protein: MEGQTSSFWDQVKEKIAAKISVPSFETWFKNTTATIDNDWVIIECTNELQCDWIKARYSELIHQATYQVLGKEMRIFLAVNGEREQLEQQLKQQLQTPITIREYILSLEKKTDELEERVKRCEQIIDKLLAHHPVH, translated from the coding sequence ATGGAAGGTCAGACGAGCTCGTTTTGGGATCAGGTGAAAGAGAAAATCGCCGCGAAAATATCTGTTCCTTCCTTTGAAACGTGGTTCAAAAACACGACCGCAACTATTGACAATGACTGGGTCATCATTGAATGCACCAATGAACTTCAGTGCGACTGGATTAAGGCCAGGTACAGCGAATTGATTCATCAAGCGACTTATCAGGTGCTTGGCAAAGAGATGCGCATTTTTCTAGCGGTAAACGGAGAACGGGAACAGCTAGAGCAGCAACTCAAACAGCAGCTCCAAACTCCTATTACCATCCGCGAATATATATTATCATTAGAAAAAAAGACCGACGAATTGGAAGAACGAGTCAAGCGCTGTGAACAGATCATCGACAAATTGCTAGCCCATCACCCTGTTCATTAA
- a CDS encoding Fur-regulated basic protein FbpA: MMGKLMRTAITKQKRFYIDRLLQTGLFHDSAALQQWTVSELQSEYEQYGMRKKKRGNEHGPKSS, translated from the coding sequence ATGATGGGAAAACTGATGCGCACAGCAATTACGAAGCAAAAGCGCTTTTATATTGATAGGCTGTTGCAAACCGGCTTGTTTCATGACTCTGCCGCACTGCAACAATGGACGGTGAGCGAATTGCAGAGCGAATACGAACAGTACGGAATGCGAAAGAAGAAGCGGGGGAATGAACATGGACCAAAAAGCTCTTGA
- a CDS encoding YkoP family protein: protein MKEKARQCVLAVWGALDPIYYACTRLEYVGRTRSGCQPIFRVRITRYKGREVVLSDGTKIQKNDLLLKIHLHNVRLIRELLRFDSEIKKGRYIFEQVKAGLPYVAHYVRNHEQFPEIKGIIGITMLNKGCERLGFETFSIVNPFYKWFKTIVLIPMTAVAQLRFQPVGRPPKYLFMSKKKLLTLYGYQPIH, encoded by the coding sequence ATGAAGGAAAAAGCAAGACAATGCGTTTTGGCGGTTTGGGGGGCGCTTGATCCGATTTATTACGCATGTACCAGGCTTGAGTATGTTGGAAGGACAAGGAGCGGCTGCCAGCCGATTTTTCGCGTCCGCATAACGAGGTATAAAGGAAGGGAAGTGGTGTTATCAGACGGAACGAAAATACAAAAAAATGACCTTCTCTTAAAAATTCATTTGCATAACGTCCGTCTTATTCGCGAACTGCTTCGTTTCGATAGCGAAATTAAAAAAGGCCGTTATATTTTTGAACAAGTAAAAGCCGGGCTTCCTTACGTTGCCCATTATGTCCGCAATCATGAACAATTTCCGGAAATCAAAGGGATTATCGGCATTACAATGTTAAACAAAGGATGCGAGCGATTAGGATTTGAAACCTTTTCTATCGTCAACCCATTTTATAAGTGGTTTAAAACAATCGTGCTCATTCCGATGACTGCAGTTGCTCAACTCCGTTTTCAACCGGTGGGGCGGCCGCCGAAATATTTATTCATGTCGAAAAAGAAGCTGTTGACATTATACGGTTACCAGCCGATCCATTAA
- a CDS encoding MerR family transcriptional regulator, which produces MTNKEDSYKFKKVISIGIVSELTGLSQRQIRYYEERKLIFPDRSNGIRKYSFADVEQLMEIADKREEGVPTREIRQEMTKELREKMLKGQMNAHFRFRP; this is translated from the coding sequence ATGACGAATAAAGAGGATTCCTATAAATTCAAAAAAGTCATCTCTATCGGCATCGTCAGTGAATTAACCGGGTTATCGCAACGGCAAATCCGCTATTATGAAGAGCGAAAGTTGATTTTTCCGGATCGCTCGAACGGAATTCGCAAATATTCGTTCGCCGATGTCGAACAGTTAATGGAGATTGCTGATAAGCGGGAAGAAGGGGTTCCGACACGGGAAATCCGCCAGGAAATGACGAAAGAGCTGCGGGAAAAAATGTTAAAGGGGCAGATGAACGCCCATTTCCGTTTTCGCCCGTAA
- a CDS encoding acyl-CoA thioesterase yields MFTTVIVPRVSETDGVGHINNTTIPVWFEAGREEIFKMFTPDLSFKNWRMVIIHMEVDYVNQIYYGKEVTVYTGIERIGNTSLTIYEEIHQSGRLCAKGRSVYVNFNFETQRPEPIPDEIRKKLNEHLWRPQE; encoded by the coding sequence ATGTTTACAACTGTCATTGTTCCAAGAGTTTCCGAAACGGACGGCGTCGGCCATATTAACAACACGACGATTCCGGTCTGGTTTGAAGCCGGGAGGGAAGAAATTTTTAAAATGTTTACTCCCGACCTTTCCTTTAAGAATTGGAGAATGGTGATTATCCATATGGAAGTCGACTATGTGAATCAAATTTATTATGGCAAGGAAGTGACCGTTTATACAGGAATCGAGCGTATCGGCAACACAAGTCTAACTATTTACGAAGAAATTCATCAAAGCGGGCGGCTTTGCGCGAAAGGAAGATCGGTTTACGTCAATTTTAATTTTGAAACGCAAAGGCCGGAGCCGATTCCAGACGAAATAAGGAAGAAATTAAACGAACATTTATGGCGCCCGCAAGAATGA
- a CDS encoding iron-containing alcohol dehydrogenase has product MSVARIVFTPLSYVGWGALEHLVPEVERFSAKKILVVTDPVLEKIGLVGQVTKPLQEKGYDVHVYTDVVPEPPLETGEKVVTFTRKGQFDLVIGIGGGSAMDLAKLAAVLAAHEGSVADYLNLTGTRKIEKKGLPKILIPTTSGTGSEVTNISVLSLETTKDVVTHDYLLADAAIVDPQLTVSVPPRVTAATGIDALTHAVEAYVSVNASPTSDGLALQAIRLIARSLRKAVENGEDEQARIDMSNGSYLAGLAFFNAGVAGVHALAYPLGGQFHIPHGESNAVLLPYVMGYIRKSCTKRMADILNALGGNSSYLSEEEASYRCVEELERIVRDVGIPRTLGGFNIPESALESLTKDAAQQKRLLARSPLPLLEDDIRSIYQSAFKGVVTEPK; this is encoded by the coding sequence ATGTCAGTCGCACGCATCGTATTTACACCGCTTAGCTATGTCGGCTGGGGAGCGCTGGAACATTTAGTCCCGGAGGTAGAACGGTTTTCGGCGAAAAAGATATTAGTTGTCACCGATCCAGTGCTAGAGAAAATCGGCCTTGTCGGGCAAGTAACAAAACCGCTTCAGGAAAAGGGCTATGATGTTCACGTTTATACGGATGTCGTACCGGAGCCGCCGTTAGAAACTGGGGAAAAAGTGGTCACTTTTACCCGGAAAGGCCAATTTGACCTCGTCATTGGCATCGGCGGCGGAAGCGCGATGGATTTGGCAAAATTGGCTGCAGTGCTTGCCGCACACGAGGGCTCAGTTGCCGATTATCTTAATTTGACAGGAACTAGAAAGATTGAAAAAAAAGGCTTGCCGAAAATATTAATCCCGACCACATCCGGAACGGGATCGGAGGTTACGAACATTTCCGTGTTATCGTTAGAGACAACGAAAGACGTTGTCACTCACGACTACTTATTGGCAGATGCCGCCATTGTCGATCCGCAATTAACCGTTTCCGTTCCGCCGCGGGTGACGGCCGCAACCGGGATTGACGCGCTAACCCACGCGGTCGAAGCGTATGTATCCGTCAATGCTAGCCCGACGTCAGACGGATTGGCGCTACAGGCGATTCGTTTGATCGCGCGGTCGTTGCGCAAAGCGGTCGAAAACGGGGAGGACGAGCAAGCGCGCATTGATATGAGCAACGGCAGCTATTTAGCAGGATTGGCGTTCTTCAATGCGGGTGTCGCGGGAGTTCATGCGCTTGCTTATCCACTCGGCGGACAGTTTCATATTCCGCACGGCGAATCGAACGCCGTATTGCTTCCGTATGTGATGGGATACATCCGCAAAAGCTGCACGAAGCGGATGGCCGATATTTTGAATGCGTTAGGGGGAAACTCGAGCTATCTTTCCGAAGAGGAAGCTTCCTACCGGTGCGTCGAAGAGCTGGAGCGAATCGTACGCGATGTCGGTATCCCAAGAACGCTCGGCGGCTTTAACATCCCAGAGAGCGCATTAGAAAGCTTAACGAAAGATGCCGCCCAGCAAAAACGGCTGCTGGCGCGCAGCCCGCTGCCATTGCTGGAAGACGATATACGGTCGATTTACCAATCTGCTTTTAAAGGTGTGGTGACAGAGCCGAAATAA
- a CDS encoding MGDG synthase family glycosyltransferase → MKTVLFLPLLQIPSGHHQAADALKEGLLAIDPQLQCHKVELLSSRLGRGEKLVSHIYVNWIRHFPKTYNTLYYYSVVRQKKKQPSFPHYELLFREHIKNIVKHVQPDIIVCTHSFPSYLLNQLKKNGELTNPVVNVYTDYFVHDLWGTEAIDCHFISHPYMKMQLRKKGVPENRICVTGIPLHPDIMIGKRKKQMNRSRYFGLISGGSLGIGTIKHIWKKISLDDPIDYYVLCGKNERMYKQLQSENHPRLIPLPYISSRQEMNALYDQADFILTKPGGVTISECLYKRLPIFIYDTLPGQEEINFRILKRHHLVFDFLNWKELRNISDAILSILHSPQITHYYDHVEQYYRQLSAEHPAALLYAKLASLKKPLLLGANDPAISKKKGPSF, encoded by the coding sequence ATGAAAACTGTACTCTTTCTTCCATTGTTACAAATCCCCTCCGGGCATCACCAGGCGGCGGATGCGTTAAAAGAAGGACTTCTGGCTATTGATCCACAGTTACAATGCCATAAAGTAGAACTGCTCTCATCGCGGCTAGGAAGAGGGGAAAAGCTCGTTTCCCATATTTATGTAAACTGGATTCGTCATTTTCCTAAAACATACAACACCTTGTACTATTACTCCGTCGTCCGCCAGAAAAAGAAACAACCATCATTTCCGCATTACGAACTGCTTTTTCGTGAACATATAAAAAATATAGTGAAACATGTCCAGCCAGATATCATCGTCTGTACACATTCCTTTCCTTCCTACTTGTTAAACCAGCTCAAAAAAAACGGGGAACTTACCAATCCGGTCGTCAACGTCTATACCGATTATTTTGTTCATGATTTATGGGGAACGGAAGCGATTGATTGCCATTTTATCAGCCATCCTTATATGAAAATGCAGCTGCGTAAAAAAGGAGTTCCGGAAAACCGCATTTGTGTAACCGGCATTCCGCTTCACCCTGACATAATGATCGGAAAAAGGAAAAAGCAAATGAATCGCTCCCGCTATTTCGGGCTTATTTCCGGCGGCAGTTTAGGTATTGGCACGATTAAGCATATATGGAAAAAAATTTCTCTCGACGATCCAATCGATTATTATGTCCTTTGCGGGAAAAACGAACGAATGTACAAGCAACTGCAAAGCGAAAACCATCCGCGCCTTATTCCGCTCCCTTACATTTCATCACGCCAGGAGATGAACGCGCTTTATGATCAAGCAGATTTTATTTTAACCAAACCAGGCGGCGTGACCATTAGTGAATGTTTATATAAAAGACTGCCGATTTTTATTTATGATACGCTGCCGGGGCAAGAGGAAATCAACTTTCGCATATTGAAGCGGCATCATCTCGTGTTTGACTTTTTAAACTGGAAGGAGTTGCGTAATATTTCCGATGCAATTCTTTCTATTCTGCACTCTCCGCAAATCACGCACTATTACGACCATGTCGAACAATACTACCGCCAGCTTTCTGCCGAGCACCCAGCAGCTTTGCTCTACGCAAAGCTCGCTTCCTTGAAAAAGCCATTACTTCTCGGCGCAAACGATCCTGCAATCAGCAAAAAGAAAGGTCCGTCATTTTAG
- a CDS encoding MFS transporter: protein MHKYSSRIDRIIFLAVSFFFWLSLFIYMPILSPYIELLGGTYIFVGAVLGSYGLMQFLFRIPIGVASDFVKRRKPFIILGMLMAMMSGLMFALTDSLGWALISRSFAGIAAATWVAFTVLYSSYFRFEEVHQAMSKISFIVVLAQLIGMTCSGYIVDKWGWHAPFWIGGALGIIGTLFSFFIYEPRKAGNQQSSIQIRDLLVVMKEPLLLKVSILSILAHSIIFTTMFGFIPAYALKIGLQERDLSIIVFSFMIPHALATFFIGKVIVPLLGKWKSLTLAFFCSAIFTLITPIIEEKALLCIIQACNGFSLGLLFPLLLGMSIESIDDDKRATAMGTYQAIYAIGMFGGPYFAGVLNSMMGIRSSFYFAGILAIVAMVLILLWNNKEMLAVNDFELKGREKG, encoded by the coding sequence GTGCATAAATATTCGTCTAGGATAGACCGCATTATATTTCTGGCAGTTTCGTTTTTCTTTTGGCTTTCTCTTTTTATTTATATGCCGATCTTATCACCGTATATTGAGTTATTGGGAGGAACATATATATTTGTTGGGGCAGTTTTAGGCAGCTATGGTCTGATGCAATTTTTATTTCGTATTCCTATAGGCGTAGCTTCTGATTTTGTAAAAAGAAGAAAGCCGTTTATTATCCTTGGTATGTTGATGGCAATGATGAGCGGTTTAATGTTTGCATTAACGGATAGTTTAGGATGGGCACTTATTTCGCGGTCGTTTGCTGGAATTGCTGCTGCAACATGGGTTGCTTTTACGGTATTGTATTCCAGTTATTTTCGATTTGAGGAAGTACATCAGGCAATGAGCAAAATTTCCTTTATAGTTGTTTTGGCCCAACTAATAGGTATGACATGCAGCGGCTATATTGTGGATAAATGGGGATGGCATGCCCCGTTTTGGATAGGAGGAGCCTTAGGGATTATTGGCACACTCTTTTCCTTTTTCATTTATGAACCGCGAAAGGCAGGCAATCAACAATCATCTATCCAAATAAGGGATCTTTTAGTAGTAATGAAGGAACCGTTGCTATTAAAGGTTTCCATACTTTCTATTTTAGCTCATAGCATCATTTTTACTACCATGTTTGGATTTATACCAGCATACGCATTAAAGATAGGACTTCAAGAGCGCGATTTAAGTATCATTGTGTTTTCTTTTATGATTCCTCATGCGCTAGCAACGTTTTTTATAGGGAAGGTGATTGTACCGCTATTAGGCAAATGGAAATCATTAACGTTGGCGTTTTTCTGCAGTGCCATTTTTACTCTTATTACTCCTATTATTGAGGAAAAAGCACTTTTATGTATTATACAAGCATGTAATGGATTTTCGCTAGGATTACTATTTCCATTATTATTAGGAATGTCTATTGAATCGATTGATGATGACAAGCGAGCAACGGCAATGGGAACGTATCAGGCAATTTACGCTATCGGGATGTTTGGAGGCCCCTATTTCGCGGGGGTGTTAAATTCAATGATGGGAATTCGCTCCAGCTTTTATTTTGCAGGCATATTGGCAATAGTAGCAATGGTCTTGATATTACTTTGGAATAATAAAGAAATGTTAGCAGTGAATGATTTTGAACTCAAAGGAAGAGAAAAAGGATGA
- a CDS encoding nitronate monooxygenase: MLHSLSVPIIQAPMAGGVSTPALAAAVSEAGGLGFLAGGYKTAEEMRQEIVALRALTDRPFGVNVFVPSENDVDENVVRRYKEMLEEEAKRLGVSLGEPKWDDDDWEAKLTVLYEEKVPVVSFTFGCPSSEIISKFKGNGSFVVVTVTSKTEAQIAAQQGANALCVQGPEAGGHRATFRNDETADENVSLLVLLQQIREAVDLPLIAAGGIMHGRDIAAVLAAGACAAQLGTAFLRCPESGASLLHKNALVDPQFQATAVTRAFTGRPARGLVNRFLAEYDVLAPAAYPHIHHMTKPLRSAAAKANDPQMMSLWAGQGYRLARNMSARELVGELMKEMEEAVQGLIRKFEHLGSDDDCHPISPM; the protein is encoded by the coding sequence ATGTTACACTCCCTTTCTGTTCCTATTATTCAAGCGCCAATGGCCGGTGGGGTTTCGACGCCAGCGCTAGCTGCGGCGGTATCCGAAGCTGGTGGACTTGGCTTTTTGGCCGGCGGTTATAAAACGGCGGAAGAGATGCGTCAAGAAATTGTCGCGCTTCGAGCGCTGACCGATCGGCCGTTTGGCGTTAATGTGTTTGTACCAAGCGAGAATGATGTAGACGAGAACGTGGTGCGCCGCTACAAAGAGATGTTGGAAGAAGAGGCAAAGCGGTTAGGAGTGTCCCTTGGTGAGCCTAAATGGGACGATGACGATTGGGAGGCAAAACTGACGGTTTTGTATGAGGAAAAAGTTCCTGTCGTCAGTTTTACGTTTGGCTGCCCTTCGTCTGAGATCATCAGCAAATTCAAAGGCAATGGCTCTTTTGTCGTTGTCACCGTTACCTCCAAAACTGAAGCGCAAATCGCGGCACAGCAAGGAGCGAACGCGCTATGTGTACAAGGGCCGGAGGCGGGAGGACATCGCGCGACATTTCGCAATGATGAAACGGCGGATGAGAATGTAAGTTTGCTTGTTTTGCTGCAGCAAATTCGCGAGGCAGTAGACCTCCCCCTCATTGCCGCTGGCGGCATCATGCACGGGCGCGATATTGCTGCGGTGCTGGCGGCGGGGGCGTGTGCTGCCCAATTAGGGACAGCTTTCTTGCGCTGTCCGGAAAGCGGAGCGAGTCTACTGCACAAAAACGCCCTCGTCGACCCACAGTTTCAAGCAACCGCCGTCACCCGCGCGTTTACAGGCCGTCCTGCGCGCGGACTAGTCAACCGTTTTCTCGCCGAATATGACGTGCTCGCCCCTGCAGCGTATCCGCATATTCATCATATGACAAAACCTCTTCGCAGCGCCGCCGCCAAGGCCAATGACCCACAAATGATGTCCTTATGGGCAGGGCAGGGGTATCGTTTGGCAAGGAATATGTCGGCTCGGGAGCTTGTAGGGGAGTTGATGAAGGAGATGGAAGAGGCGGTACAAGGATTGATAAGAAAATTCGAGCATCTCGGAAGCGATGATGACTGTCATCCGATCTCTCCTATGTAA